A single region of the Silene latifolia isolate original U9 population chromosome 8, ASM4854445v1, whole genome shotgun sequence genome encodes:
- the LOC141595975 gene encoding uncharacterized protein LOC141595975, which yields MSSEITASEMAVVDIVSIESTTVVTKSSLAVEDDAVNKEHQGSTNTDRNADQQIFTVPKEDDPDVDHSTNSTSPSPTRTVPSLDPPPDVESGDVTKYSSDLFRAALNGDWGTVMMVAEQAPAWLRTGITEGGETVLHIAAAAKHLKVVEVVITSDPSSLIYTNSDGSTPYCFAAVSGNVEIAETMRLQNYELPYIRGKEGMTPLHMAVLLGHRTMVWYLLSVTDDRRLTTQDRIEILTSSIDNDLLDVALHILKNNTYLAFLEDARGETALHALARKPLKQDEYHQPGIWRIFSNCCGSTGEETKETLQLTKILWNQIIQQKKEDISATIRKPWRLLFVAARLGKVEFLKVLIQAYPDLIWKVDENGYSIFHIAVIHRQVEIFKLIYEIGAIKDLIATYKDTNENNMLHLASRLAPINRLSCVSGAPLQMQRELQWFEAVKQIVRYEYTEAENMDNKTPQALFSEAHETLRKQGEEWMKKTAESCALVAALIATMVFSAAFQLPGGLNNDTGSPVLLKNTAFVFFTMSNAVSLFTSTASILMFLSILTSRYSQKDFLISLPQKLMIGLMLLLISIATMLAGFTSTFFITYQESLRWPPITVAVLASVPVTLFGLQQFPLLVEMYYSTHKFQNLFLPGQQKLFQVPPSESSGLTWQKPDTSRYPFRGRPVHNNLKGYLPPKQHLTDADIVRVPNMLRNIDM from the exons ATGTCAAGTGAAATCACCGCCTCCGAAATggcggttgttgatattgtgtcAATTGAATCCACCACGGTAGTCACGAAATCATCGCTTGCAGTTGAAGACGATGCAGTTAATAAAGAACATCAGGGCTCAACAAACACAGATAGAAATGCAGATCAACAAATATTTACAGTACCCAAGGAAGATGACCCTGATGTAGATCATTCAACCAATTCCACCTCGCCATCACCTACACGAACGGTTCCATCATTGGACCCACCTCCTG ACGTGGAAAGCGGGGATGTGACCAAATACAGTTCTGATCTGTTTAGGGCTGCCCTGAATGGCGATTGGGGAACAGTGATGATGGTTGCAGAACAGGCTCCGGCGTGGCTTCGCACAGGCATAACAGAGGGAGGAGAGACGGTTCTTCACATAGCAGCAGCCGCCAAGCATCTCAAAGTTGTTGAAGTAGTGATTACATCTGATCCAAGCTCCCTCATTTACACCAACAGCGATGGCAGCACACCATACTGTTTTGCTGCTGTGTCCGGAAATGTTGAGATTGCAGAGACGATGAGATTACAGAATTATGAATTGCCTTACATTCGAGGAAAAGAAGGGATGACCCCGCTTCACATGGCCGTTCTGCTCGGTCATCGTACTATGGTATGGTACCTACTTTCGGTAACTGATGACAGAAGGTTGACTACCCAGGACCGCATTGAAATACTTACGAGTTCCATTGACAATGATTTGCTTG ATGTAGCATTACATATCCTCAAGAACAATACATATTTGGCCTTTCTAGAAGATGCAAGGGGAGAGACGGCATTGCATGCTTTGGCCCGAAAGCCACTAAAGCAAGATGAATATCATCAACCAGGCATTTGGAGGATATTCTCAAATTGCTGCGGAAGTACTGGCGAAGAGACTAAAGAAACACTGCAGCTAACCAAAATCCTGTGGAATCAAATAATACAGCAAAAAAAGGAAGATATATCAGCAACAATTCGCAAGCCATGGAGATTACTATTTGTTGCAGCCAGATTAGGAAAGGTCGAATTTTTAAAAGTCCTTATTCAAGCTTATCCTGATCTAATATGGAAAGTTGACGAAAATGGATACAGCATTTTCCACATTGCTGTTATTCACCGTCAAGTGGAGATCTTCAAGCTGATATATGAGATCGGAGCTATCAAGGATTTAATAGCCACATATAAAGATACAAATGAAAATAATATGCTCCATTTAGCCAGCAGATTAGCCCCCATCAATCGTCTTAGCTGTGTATCCGGAGCACCTTTACAAATGCAACGGGAATTACAATGGTTTGAG GCAGTCAAGCAGATAGTGAGATATGAGTACACTGAAGCTGAGAATATGGATAATAAAACACCTCAAGCCCTGTTCAGTGAAGCACATGAGACGCTGCGGAAGCAAGGGGAAGAATGGATGAAAAAGACAGCAGAGTCATGTGCGCTTGTCGCAGCTCTTATCGCAACCATGGTGTTCTCAGCAGCCTTCCAGTTGCCCGGAGGTCTCAACAATGACACAGGAAGTCCCGTCCTACTGAAAAACACAGCATTTGTGTTTTTCACTATGTCGAATGCAGTGTCATTGTTCACCTCTACAGCTTCAATATTGATGTTTTTATCAATCCTCACTTCCAGATACTCTCAAAAAGACTTCCTAATATCTTTGCCTCAAAAGCTTATGATAGGACTCATGTTACTACTCATTTCAATAGCAACAATGCTTGCAGGGTTCACCTCTACGTTCTTCATAACATATCAAGAGAGTTTGAGATGGCCACCAATTACAGTAGCTGTACTTGCCTCGGTTCCAGTTACACTTTTCGGATTGCAACAGTTCCCTCTATTGGTGGAAATGTATTACTCGACACACAAATTCCAAAATTTATTTCTGCCAGGACAACAAAAGCTTTTTCAAGTTCCTCCCTCAGAAAGTTCAGGTCTCACCTGGCAGAAACCTGACACATCCCGTTATCCATTCAGAGGACGTCCTGTGCACAATAACTTAAAAGGTTACTTACCACCAAAACAACATTTGACGGACGCTGACATAGTCCGTGTCCCAAATATGTTACGCAATATAGATAtgtga
- the LOC141597489 gene encoding uncharacterized protein LOC141597489 has product MTSEGIISDMAVVDIVPVEYTTVSLAVEEDAVDSEHQGEEIFAVTEEDEPDSECSTEPDSPSPIRPVPSWDPVPDVESSDVTKYSADLFRAALSGDWETVYSIAILTPAWLRTGITTRGDTVLHIAAAAKHLQVVEVVIKCDPSSLIYTNKYGSTPFWFAAVSGDVDIAKAMKLQNNELPYIRDSKGMTPLHMAILLGHRTMVWYLLSVTDDRRLTTQDRIEILTCSIDNDLLDVALYILKNNTYLAFRRDPWGQTPLHALARKPLKQDGYQPCFWGIISNSCRSKGKESKEALELTEILWNQIIQQKNEDILASIDRPWGLLSVAAKLGKVEFLKVLIQAYPDLIRKADENQYSIFHIAVIHRQVEIFKMIHEIGAIKDFIATYKDKNKNNMLHLASTLAPINRLSSASLAAALQMQRELQWFEAVKQIVRPGFSEIENMNNKTPQALFSETHETLRKQGEEWMKKTSEPCALVAALIATMVFSAAFQLPGGLNNDTGSPVLVKNTAFVFFAMSNAMSLFTSTASILMFLSILTSRYSERDFLVSLPQKLMTGLILLLISIATMVVGFTITFFITFQEGLRWPPITIAVLASLPITLFGLQQFPLLMEIYYSTYKFRSFFQPGKQKLFQVHSSEITWTKPDVSCYPLKERHVDYSLESYLPPDRRLTDYDIVA; this is encoded by the exons ATGACAAGTGAAGGCATCATCTCCGACATGGCGGTTGTTGACATTGTGCCAGTTGAATACACAACAGTGTCGCTCGCAGTTGAAGAAGATGCAGTTGATTCAGAACATCAGGGTGAAGAAATCTTTGCAGTAACAGAGGAAGATGAACCTGATTCGGAGTGTTCAACCGAACCAGACTCGCCGTCACCTATACGGCCGGTTCCATCATGGGACCCAGTACCTG ATGTGGAAAGCAGTGATGTGACCAAATACAGTGCTGATCTGTTTAGGGCTGCCTTGAGTGGAGATTGGGAAACAGTGTACTCGATTGCAATATTGACTCCGGCTTGGCTTCGCACAGGAATAACAACAAGAGGAGATACGGTTCTCCACATAGCAGCCGCCGCCAAACATCTCCAAGTTGTTGAAGTAGTGATTAAATGCGATCCAAGTTCCCTCATTTACACCAACAAATACGGCAGCACGCCATTTTGGTTTGCTGCTGTGTCCGGAGATGTTGATATTGCAAAGGCGATGAAATTGCAGAACAATGAATTGCCTTACATTCGAGACAGTAAAGGGATGACCCCGCTTCACATGGCCATTCTGCTCGGTCATCGTACTATGGTATGGTACCTACTTTCGGTAACTGATGACAGAAGGTTGACTACCCAGGACCGCATTGAAATACTTACGTGTTCCATTGACAATGATTTGCTTG ATGTAGCATTATATATTCTCAAGAACAACACGTATTTGGCTTTCCGACGAGATCCATGGGGTCAGACGCCATTGCATGCTTTGGCGCGAAAGCCACTGAAGCAAGATGGATATCAACCATGCTTTTGGGGTATAATCTCGAATAGCTGCAGAAGTAAAGGCAAAGAGTCTAAAGAAGCACTGGAGCTAACCGAAATCCTGTGGAATCAAATAATACAGCAAAAGAACGAAGATATATTAGCATCAATTGACAGGCCATGGGGATTACTATCTGTTGCAGCTAAGTTAGGAAAGGTTGAATTTCTAAAAGTCCTAATTCAAGCTTATCCTGATTTAATAAGGAAAGCAGATGAAAATCAATACAGCATTTTCCACATTGCTGTTATTCACCGTCAAGTCGAGATCTTTAAGATGATACATGAGATCGGAGCAATAAAAGATTTCATAGCCACATACaaagataaaaataaaaataatatgctCCATTTAGCGAGCACATTGGCCCCCATCAATCGTCTTAGCAGTGCATCTCTAGCAGCAGCTTTACAAATGCAACGTGAGTTACAATGGTTCGAG GCAGTCAAGCAGATAGTGAGACCTGGATTCTCTGAAATTGAGAATATGAACAATAAAACACCTCAGGCCCTGTTCAGTGAAACGCACGAGACATTAAGGAAGCAAGGGGAAGAGTGGATGAAAAAGACGTCTGAGCCATGCGCCCTTGTAGCAGCTCTTATCGCGACCATGGTGTTCTCAGCAGCCTTCCAGTTGCCCGGAGGTCTCAACAATGACACAGGAAGTCCAGTCCTAGTGAAAAATACAGCATTTGTGTTTTTTGctatgtcaaatgcaatgtcattGTTCACCTCAACAGCTTCAATATTGATGTTTTTATCAATCCTCACTTCCCGATACTCTGAGAGAGACTTCCTAGTATCTTTGCCTCAAAAGCTCATGACGGGACTCATCTTGCTACTCATTTCAATAGCAACTATGGTTGTGGGGTTCACGATTACCTTCTTCATAACATTCCAAGAGGGTTTGAGATGGCCGCCAATTACAATAGCTGTCCTTGCCTCTCTTCCAATTACACTATTCGGACTGCAACAATTCCCTTTATTGATGGAAATATATTACTCGACTTACAAATTCCGAAGCTTCTTTCAACCAGGAAAACAAAAGCTTTTTCAAGTTCATTCCTCGGAAATCACCTGGACGAAACCTGATGTATCCTGTTATCCACTCAAAGAACGTCATGTGGATTATAGCTTAGAAAGCTACTTGCCACCAGACCGACGTTTGACAGACTATGACATTGTTGCGTGA
- the LOC141595976 gene encoding pentatricopeptide repeat-containing protein At4g21170-like: MSLHRKLLNHNFIKHFSTTSSSNHTLTSSSSSSLPSSTSSSSSSSITWRNEAKQHQLISQITLILLQRNNWSSLLKTLNLSSKLTPNIFHQIIHKTQQNPQISLSFFNWVTSNFVNFQPFLKTQCKIIQISLGSAGAGGSGLTRPVKEVLDSVIEVNPLNNVVCSMSYACKGTNLHSFAFSCIIESYALKGLYVNGLEIYREIVLFGCLPKVACLNVLLDVLDNAREFKLSYCLLGSMFRNRILMDDDTWSVIARILCKDGKFERVRMLLDSGVCNSSIFELVIDGCSKNGNFESAFGYLSEMYGRGFEPGFCSYGCILNGACEFGDSRVRDTVLFEMMEKGLVRVDMVLGYDDAIVKLCDLEKIYAAEYMFKRAQGEGVKLKDATFGRMLSAFCRGGRMSEAVELYRVIFKENINVNKSYYQEVADCICNVKPEEDTIPLLMRLIKRGYSPSVSSISKYMMKLGREQRWQEVETLMNVLLQVELFPDSGFCRLLVNHYCSSSKVDSALMMHDKVGNSEGLWDVTTYNVLLRALFMEKRVNEAVTIFECMRKKNVVNKASFLVMISGLSQEKEMRKAMKVHDDMLKLGLKPSSQKYKNLISVFR; the protein is encoded by the coding sequence ATGTCTCTCCACAGGAAACTCCTCAATCACAACTTCATCAAACACTTCTCCACAACTTCATCATCAAATCATACActaacatcatcatcatcatcatcattaccatcatcaacatcatcatcatcatcatcatcaattacTTGGAGAAATGAAGCAAAACAACACCAACTAATCTCCCAAATCACATTAATTCTTCTTCAAAGAAACAATTGGTCATCtcttctcaaaaccctaaatctcTCTTCCAAATTAACCCCAAATATTTTCCACCAAATAATTCACAAAACCCAACAAAACCCACAAATTTCTCTATCTTTTTTCAATTGGGTCACTTCCAATTTTGTTAATTTTCAACCATTTCTCAAAACCCAATGCAAAATCATCCAAATTTCACTTGGGTCAGCTGGGGCAGGTGGGTCAGGATTGACCCGACCCGTTAAAGAAGTGTTGGATTCAGTAATTGAGGTTAACCCATTGAACAATGTGGTTTGTTCTATGAGTTATGCTTGTAAAGGTACAAACTTGCATTCTTTTGCTTTTAGTTGTATCATAGAAAGTTATGCTTTAAAAGGATTGTATGTTAATGGGTTAGAAATTTATAGAGAAATTGTGTTATTTGGTTGTTTGCCTAAAGTTGCTTGTTTGAATGTTTTGCTTGATGTTTTGGACAATGCTAGGGAGTTTAAGTTGAGTTATTGCTTGCTTGGTTCGATGTTCCGAAATCGGATTTTGATggatgatgatacatggagtgtTATTGCTAGAATTCTTTGCAAGGATGGGAAATTTGAGAGGGTTAGGATGTTGTTGGATTCTGGTGTGTGTAATTCATCGATTTTCGAGTTGGTTATTGATGGGTGTAGTAAAAATGGGAACTTTGAGAGTGCCTTTGGTTATTTGAGTGAGATGTATGGAAGAGGTTTTGAACCTGGGTTTTGTAGTTATGGTTGTATTCTTAATGGGGCTTGCGAGTTTGGTGATTCGCGTGTGAGGgatacggttttgtttgaaatgaTGGAGAAGGGTTTAGTTCGGGTTGATATGGTGTTAGGTTATGATGATGCTATAGTGAAGCTTTGTGATTTGGAAAAGATTTATGCAGCGGAATATATGTTTAAAAGAGCGCAGGGCGAGGGAGTGAAGTTGAAAGATGCGACCTTTGGGCGTATGCTAAGTGCATTTTGCCGAGGTGGAAGAATGAGTGAAGCAGTTGAGTTGTATCGCGTGATTTTCAAGGAGAACATTAATGTGAATAAAAGTTATTATCAAGAAGTAGCCGATTGTATTTGCAACGTGAAGCCTGAAGAAGATACAATCCCGTTGTTAATGCGATTAATTAAGAGAGGGTATAGTCCGTCTGTGTCAAGTATATCCAAGTATATGATGAAGCTTGGTAGGGAACAAAGGTGGCAAGAAGTCGAAACTCTTATGAATGTCTTACTACAAGTTGAGTTATTTCCCGATTCTGGTTTTTGTCGTTTATTGGTAAACCATTATTGCTCCTCTAGCAAGGTTGATTCGGCACTTATGATGCATGATAAGGTGGGGAACTCGGAGGGTTTATGGGATGTTACTACGTATAATGTACTTCTTCGAGCATTATTTATGGAAAAGAGGGTCAACGAAGCAGTCACTATATTTGAGTGCATGAGAAAGAAGAATGTTGTAAACAAGGCTAGTTTTCTGGTCATGATTAGTGGATTGTCTCAAGAAAAGGAAATGAGAAAGGCCATGAAAGTTCATGATGACATGTTGAAACTGGGGCTTAAGCCAAGTTCACAAAAATATAAAAATCTGATATCTGTCTTTCGATGA
- the LOC141597490 gene encoding uncharacterized protein LOC141597490 produces the protein MGGGCMPEPRDQWLGARDMHLANLQVRDLLLPNGEWNEIFIRALIREEYAARILATRVRDMNETDVIFWPFTKDGVFTVKSGYGLIFDEYMNRKGTVRDKTRIVCVERVTAVWKLSSTCLGIVWCPLGSGRDLRLDEGQIRVINFIAILWGLWTIRNKVKFDGMTKNPHVLADLLFGSIKDKVGILKDQLEGNGMIKRLEGGVEELLDQRRMDIRTGHPVQLIGCPDRCNVIRVKVDAGWERNYVAAFGWVAYDGQGQERMRRQVKTKAETALQAEALGVRDVLLWASAEGWLHMNISSDCLQLINELAGIDKVDHLIADILEDMHKIASSFHCLCFSFIPRNLNSIAHGLARQAIKM, from the exons ATGGGTGGGGGGTGCATGCCGGAACCAAGGGACCAGTGGTTGGGGGCTAGGGATATGCACTTGGCGAATCTGCAAGTGAGGGATCTTTTGCTCCCTAATGGTGAGTGGAATGAGATCTTCATCCGGGCGTTGATCAGAGAGGAGTACGCGGCAAGGATTCTGGCAACCAGGGTACGGGATATGAACGAAACCGATGTGATCTTTTGGCCGTTTACAAAGGACGGGGTGTTCACGGTCAAGAGTGGCTATGGATTGATTTTTGATGAGTATATGAATAGGAAGGGTACAGTTAGAGATAAAACTAGGATTG TTTGTGTGGAGAGAGTCACTGCTGTATGGAAACTCTCGAGCACCTGTTTAGGGATTGTGTGGTGTCCGCTAGGATCTGGGCGGGATCTTCGCTTG GATGAAGGGCAGATAAGAGTCATAAACTTCATCGCAATTTTATGGGGATTATGGACTATTCGTAATAAGGTCAAGTTTGATGGAATGACTAAGAATCCTCATGTTCTTGCTGATTTACTGTTTGGATCGATTAAGGATAAGGTAGGCATTTTAAAGGATCAACTTGAGGGAAATGGTATGATAAAAAGATTAGAAGGGGGTGTGGAAGAGCTCCTGGATCAACGAAGGATGGATATACGGACCGGGCATCCTGTCCAACTGATTGGTTGTCCGGATCGGTGTAATGTCATCAGGGTAAAAGTTGACGCCGGATGGGAACGGAATTACGTGGCAGCGTTTGGATGGGTGGCTTATGATGGACAGGGGCAAGAACGTATGCGACGTCAGGTGAAAACTAAAGCTGAGACAGCTTTGCAGGCTGAGGCTCTGGGTGTTAGGGATGTGCTTTTGTGGGCTAGTGCTGAGGGCTGGTTGCATATGAATATATCGTCTGATTGCCTACAACTTATTAATGAGCTGGCAGGAATCGATAAAGTCGATCATCTGATTGCAGACATCTTGGAGGACATGCATAAAATCGCAAGttcttttcattgtttatgtttcaGTTTTATTCCTAGAAACCTTAATAGTATTGCGCATGGCTTGGCTAGACAAGCCATAAAAATGTAA
- the LOC141595978 gene encoding pentatricopeptide repeat-containing protein At4g21170-like: MSLQRKLLNHKFIKHFSTSSSNPTLKSSSTSTSSSSSTSITWRNEAKQHQLISQITLILLQRNNWSSLLKTLNLSSKLTPDIFHQIIHKTQQNPQISLSFFNWVTSNFVNFQPFLKTQCKIIQISLGSAGAGGSGLTRPVKEVLDSVIEVNPLNNVVCSMSYACKGTNLHSLAFSCIIESYALKGLYVNGLEIYREIVLFGCLPKVGCLNVLLDVLDNAREFKLSYCLLGSMFRNRILMDDDTWGVIGRILCKDGKFECVVRLLKSGVCNSSIFELVIDGYSKNGNFEGAFGYLNEMCRRGFEPGFCSYGCILNGACEFGDSRVRDTVLFGMMEKGLVPVDMVLGYDDAIVKLCDLEKIYAAEYMFKRAQGEGEYKFIRVRFILRLNFM; the protein is encoded by the coding sequence ATGTCTCTCCAAAGGAAACTTCTCAATCACAAGTTCATCAAACACTTCTCCACAAGTTCATCAAATCCTACACTaaaatcatcatcaacatcaacatcatcatcatcatcaacatcaattACTTGGAGAAATGAAGCTAAACAACACCAACTAATCTCCCAAATCACATTAATTCTCCTTCAAAGAAACAATTGGTCTTCtcttctcaaaaccctaaatctcTCTTCTAAATTAACCCCAGATATTTTCCATCAAATAATTCACAAAACCCAACAAAACCCACAAATTTCTCTATCTTTTTTCAATTGGGTCACTTCCAATTTTGTTAATTTTCAACCATTTCTCAAAACCCAATGCAAAATCATCCAAATTTCACTTGGGTCAGCTGGGGCAGGTGGGTCAGGATTGACCCGACCCGTTAAAGAAGTGTTGGATTCAGTAATTGAGGTTAACCCATTAAACAATGTGGTGTGTTCTATGAGTTATGCTTGTAAAGGTACAAACTTGCATTCTCTTGCTTTTAGTTGTATCATAGAAAGTTATGCTTTAAAAGGATTGTATGTTAATGGGTTAGAAATTTATAGAGAAATTGTGTTATTTGGTTGTTTGCCTAAAGTTGGTTGTTTGAATGTTTTGCTTGATGTTTTGGACAATGCTAGGGAGTTTAAGTTGAGTTATTGCTTGCTTGGTTCGATGTTCCGAAATCGGATTCTGATGGATGATGATACATGGGGTGTTATTGGTAGGATTCTTTGTAAGGATGGAAAGTTTGAGTGTGTTGTGAGGTTGTTGAAGAGTGGGGTGTGTAATTCGTCGATTTTCGAGTTGGTTATTGATGGGTATAGTAAAAATGGGAACTTTGAGGGTGCATTTGGTTATTTGAATGAGATGTGTAGGAGAGGTTTTGAACCCGGGTTTTGTAGTTATGGTTGTATTCTTAATGGGGCTTGCGAGTTTGGTGATTCGCGTGTGAGGGATACGGTTTTGTTTGGAATGATGGAGAAGGGTTTGGTTCCGGTTGATATGGTGTTAGGTTATGATGATGCTATAGTGAAGCTTTGTGATTTGGAAAAGATTTATGCAGCGGAATATATGTTTAAAAGAGCGCAGGGCGAGGGAGAATATAAGTTCATAAGGGTTAGATTTATACTAAGACTCAATTTTATGTAA
- the LOC141597492 gene encoding uncharacterized protein LOC141597492, whose translation MVSEYRVYAQRVLGDSARGLSRTANSWSPPASGAIKINTDAYVPGNGVVGLGAVARDENGCIRWIGSRSVRARWDVGVAEAQAAIFGLEIAQEKGETAPMLECDALSLINALKGGASFRSAVGICVDDINYLRNCFPNSSVSHVKRGGNAVAHLVARLCETVGDTIVMVSDFPHAISAIAELDLI comes from the coding sequence ATGGTGTCGGAGTATCGTGTCTATGCTCAAAGGGTCTTGGGTGATTCGGCAAGGGGTTTGAGTAGGACTGCAAACAGTTGGTCTCCACCGGCGTCTGGTGCTATCAAGATTAATACTGATGCGTATGTTCCTGGTAATGGTGTGGTTGGGCTAGGGGCGGTTGCGCGAGATGAAAACGGGTGTATCCGATGGATTGGGAGCAGGAGCGTGAGGGCGAGGTGGGATGTGGGAGTAGCGGAAGCTCAGGCTGCCATTTTCGGGCTTGAAATAGCACAGGAGAAGGGTGAGACCGCACCTATGCTCGAATGTGATGCGCTATCTTTGATCAATGCGTTGAAAGGTGGAGCATCGTTTCGATCCGCTGTGGGGATATGTGTCGATGATATAAACTACCTTCGTAATTGCTTTCCTAATAGTAGTGTTTCTCATGTGAAGAGGGGAGGGAATGCTGTGGCTCATTTAGTGGCGAGACTGTGTGAGACGGTGGGTGATACTATTGTAATGGTCTCGGACTTTCCGCATGCGATCTCTGCTATTGCAGAACTCGATTTAATTTAA
- the LOC141595979 gene encoding putative xyloglucan endotransglucosylase/hydrolase protein 8 gives MEKRAQKMAVYMLIIALMTVIISKTLAVSLTKGSFKDNFNIMFSESNFKTSNDGQIWFLSLDEVTGCGFQTKQSYRFGWFSMKLKLVGGDSAGVVTAYYMCTETEAGPTRDELDFEFLGNRTGQPYIIQTNVYKNGTGGREMRYNLWFDPTEEYHTYSILWNDHQIVFFVDRVPIRVYKNNGKPNDFFPNQKPMYLFSSIWNADDWATRGGLEKTDWKKAPFVSSYKDFSVDGCQWEDPYPACVSTTTKFWWDQYPSWHLSDSQKKDYAWVTRNFVAYDYCKDIERYPTPLEECSLSPWD, from the exons ATGGAAAAAAGAGCACAAAAAATGGCAGTTTATATGCTAATTATAGCATTAATGACTGTCATTATCTCTAAAACATTAGCAGTCTCATTAACAAAAGGATCATTCAAAGATAATTTTAATATAATGTTTTCTGAAAGTAATTTCAAGACTTCTAATGATGGGCAGATCTGGTTTCTTTCCTTAGATGAAGTAACTG GTTGTGggtttcaaacaaaacaaagTTATAGATTTGGATGGTTTAGTATGAAGTTGAAATTAGTTGGTGGTGATTCTGCTGGTGTTGTGACAGCTTACTAT ATGTGCACGGAAACAGAAGCCGGACCGACAAGGGATGAACTAGATTTCGAGTTCTTAGGAAATAGAACAGGACAACCTTACATAATTCAGACTAATGTTTACAAGAACGGGACCGGTGGTCGAGAAATGCGATATAATCTATGGTTTGATCCTACTGAAGAATATCACACTTACTCAATCTTATGGAATGATCACCAAATTGT GTTTTTTGTTGATCGAGTCCCAATACGAGTATACAAGAACAATGGCAAACCCAATGACTTCTTCCCAAACCAAAAGCCAATGTACTTATTCTCAAGCATATGGAACGCGGACGACTGGGCCACGAGAGGCGGTCTAGAGAAAACCGACTGGAAGAAGGCGCCTTTTGTGTCGTCTTACAAGGACTTTAGTGTCGACGGGTGCCAATGGGAAGACCCTTACCCTGCTTGTGTCTCTACTACAACTAAGTTTTGGTGGGATCAATACCCTTCTTGGCATTTGAGTGACTCTCAAAAGAAGGATTATGCTTGGGTTACTAGGAATTTTGTTGCCTATGATTATTGTAAGGATATTGAAAGATACCCAACTCCATTGGAAGAGTGTTCTTTAAGTCCTTGGGATTAA
- the LOC141595980 gene encoding uncharacterized protein LOC141595980, producing the protein MVCDKCEKKLGKVIVPDKWKDGASNTNESGGRKINENKLLSKKNRWTPYGTVKCIICKQQVHQNGKYCHTCAYSKGVCAMCGKQVLDTKLYKQSNV; encoded by the exons ATGGTTTGTGATAAAT GTGAGAAGAAATTAGGGAAAGTAATTGTACCAGATAAGTGGAAAGATGGAGCAAGTAATACTAATGAAAGTGGTGGTCgcaaaattaatgaaaacaaactTCTTTCTAAGAAAAACAG ATGGACACCATATGGAACTGTCAAATGCATAATATGCAAGCAGCAAGTACACCAGAATGGCAAGTATTGCCATACATGTGCATACAGTAAAG GTGTATGTGCAATGTGCGGGAAACAAGTACTTGATACTAAACTTTACAAGCAAAGCAATGTATGA